The genomic window TTTTTCTCGGGATAATAATAGCATCGCTACCTGCTATTATGCAGCATAAAGACAGAATACATCCTAAAAAAAATGAAGTTATTTTGTTCTTGATAGGAGCTTTTATACCCTTGGGATTATTTTTATATCAAAGTTTCATTAAAATCTCAACTGTCAATGAAATGGTTGGAACTATATCAGGTATTTATATAATCAAACTGTTTTTTTGCGGAATAATCGCAGGAGGAACCATGGTGATACCTGGAATATCAGGATCGCTTATACTGATGATATTAGGAGAGTACTATAATGTTCTCGGATTTATAAATAACTTTAAAATTTTTCCCATGGGTATGTTTGCTGTAGGTGCAGCTCTAGGGATATTTATTTTTGCCAAAGTAATGGACAAATTTCTAAAAAGGTATAAGGATGAGACTCTGTAT from uncultured Ilyobacter sp. includes these protein-coding regions:
- a CDS encoding DUF368 domain-containing protein, whose amino-acid sequence is MFKNVIKGALIGVANVIPGISGGTLALILGIYEKLTESIGEFFNVTHKKKLEYIIFLSQIMIGAGVGILIFAKLVEYLFKNHYEGTSFFFLGIIIASLPAIMQHKDRIHPKKNEVILFLIGAFIPLGLFLYQSFIKISTVNEMVGTISGIYIIKLFFCGIIAGGTMVIPGISGSLILMILGEYYNVLGFINNFKIFPMGMFAVGAALGIFIFAKVMDKFLKRYKDETLYFILGIVTLSLLEMWPGVTLNIVNIVFDTVVFCIGVLLVSRVRNIKLER